The stretch of DNA GTTGTACTCCATGATCCGCGAAGCGTGATGGCTGTGGGAATGCGCCTGCGTTCATTGTTCGTGAGGAGAATAAGTTCCTCGCAATTTCGACCTCTGTCGTCAGTGTATTGCCCATTCACGACTTGCTTCACAAAGTAGCGTTGCAGGGTTGGAGTATGATTATCCGTCTGGCTCGTGCAGCTTGCCGAGCAGCGTGATTTTCGAGGGCTTCGCTGGTGGCCTTTTCGTGgacttcgtcttcgtggtGATATCTACTTTGACATAAGCTACATACACTCGAACACATCATCCTCTGAATCGGTGACTGACCTGCATTGCCTGTGTAGCACTGAATTCCGCCTGGACAAAGGAGTCTTCGTCAATGCCGCCATCGCCAAattcgtcatcatcatcgatcgTAATAGTGGTGGGTCCTTGTTGAGCCGGTCGTCCAGGTGCATTGATCAGTGCAGGTTCTGGCGCTTTGTGGGTATTCTTTCTCGGAGACACTTTTCGAGTTGGTGGTTTCTGCGAGCACAGCTCATCAATGTCATCGACGGTGAGATCGAAATCGTCATCGCCGAATTCAACATCGTCCACGACTCGTGGAGCCGCAGGTTCAACGATCTGAGGCACTTTCGGTTGACTCGGCGGCCGGATGATCGATGGACGCTTGTAAGCAGGCAAAGGAGCTTTGCTCTGAAGCGAATATGTGGGCGCTGCACCGGGATTGAGCGGATCGCCTGCTTGCCTCGAGGCATCAAACCGAATTCCTCCAGAGAGTGTAGGGCGCAAGGTCTGCATAGGCGGACGAGGCATTGGTAGAGCTGGACGCCGTGCTGGGAGCGGGCTGGTAGCCTGCACTTTGGGCGCAAAGTCACCCGTGTCAGGCAATGGGCTTGAACTCGAAGGCAGATCGACAGTCGCAGGGTGAGGTGCCTCCCTCCGCGCTTGCTCCAACTTCTGCGTGGCGAGAGATTCTTGCAATTTCTGCACCATAGTGGCCACTCTGCTTTTGCCACCAGATTCGACGGCCGTCTGATCCTGCCACACATTGATACTCGTCTTGCCCACACCAGTTCGTTGCCGCTTATTCTTGCTGCTAGGCCAATCATTGCCGGTACTGGCCCATCGCCGAAGTCCTCCGCCTTTCACTGGTGTCTCCAGCGGCCGCGGTGATGCCTGGAATATGAATGTGTTCTCGGGAGCCTGCAAGTGCTCACCACTCGTTCTCCCACTCGCATATCGCTGCCACAGGTCTGCTGCAGGATCAGCGGCAGGTGTTCGTCCGACGGAGTTCTGGTGTGCTGCCTGTGTTGAAACACCATGTGCCTGCGAGGAGGAACCCGGGCAAGACGGAGAAGAGCTCTTCGCTCGTTTCCGTTTCCTGCGATTTGGGGTGAGCAGCTCTGAAGAGCTGTTGGGTATCCAGCCAATCTGCTCTTCAGGAGATCGCAGCACTTCctcatccttcttcacctcgtCACAGTCGCCTATCAAGTCCTCCAGTGGCAATCGAGCGCCTGGCGTACATGGAAATGAATTCGACTGTTCCAGCTGCGGCGTACTGTGCATACTGCTGCCCTTTCTCGACGCGTTGCCGCTTCCCTGCTCGCTCTTTGCAGCCTCTATTTTGTGTTCCTTCGGTTCCGACGCAGCGAAGGAAAAGGCCTTCAATTTCGTCTTCGCCTCTATTGTTGCTGGAATTGCCGCTTTCGGTGGGATGTTGGCCGGTGCGTCGAGCAGCGGCGCTCGATCGTGTTGCCCTCGGTTCCAGTAGCCATGTCGCTGTTCAATGCGTTGTCAGTCTCCAGCGCTCGAGGCTGAGCACGAGATGTCGTTATATGCCTACCTTCCCGTGGTCTTTCTCAAAAAAGCCAGTCGTGGCATGAGCCATGGCGCGGCTGGTCTATGTATAGTCGTGACGGTCGTTGTGCATCGCTTGAACGCTTCAAAATGCAGATGGTGGGCGGCGATATGGATGGCGGGCGTGTTGTTGACGCCGAGTGTGGAGAGAACGCGTCGAAAGACGCGACGAGATTTTCGTGCCTGAGGCTCAACGCCAAGACTCATGCCACCTTTCATGCGCGGGAGATCGTGGGCGGCATGCATGATCGGCCCGGCAGGGCTGTCTCGCAGCATCTCAAGCTCCGATGTCGACATGGGGGAAATGAGAATCCATCCCACTTCGCCTTTGTGACAGTCCACGTCCCCGTTCTCTTGACCCTTTCTCGTCACTCCTTTCAACACAATTGAAAAACCTCTCACACCCTTGAATTCACCCTTCAACACCCAACACAATGGCAACGTGAGTAGAAGAAACCAGCAAAGCGGGGTCCACCAGACCAGAGAAAAATTCCCTTAAATCCAGCCTAACCGTAGATCTAGCAACATCACCTGGCACCCCGGCCTCACGCGCAAGGAACGCAGCGAGCTCCGCGGGCAAAAGGGAGCCACCATCTGGTTTACGGGTCTGTCGGCTTCAGGCAAGTCGACAATCGCCGAAGCCCTCGAGCAGCATCTCCTCAAGCAAGGTCTCCAGACCTACCGATTAGACGGCGACAACGTCCGTTTCGGCTTGAACAAAGACCTGGGATTCTCTCCTAAAGATCGCGAGGAGAACATTAGACGTATCGCAGAGGTACATCTCCACCCGTCCACCCCTCTCCCACAACCATACTGTCCAGCAGTCAACCCTAACACCCCACCAACACAGGTCGCCAAACTCTTCGCCGACAGCACAGCCCTCGCCCTAACCTCCTTCATCTCCCCCTACGCCGCCGACCGCCAATTAGCCCGAGACCTCCACGCCTCCACCAAAAACGTCGACTCCCCTCTCCCCTTCATCGAAGTCCACGTCGACATCTCCGTCGAAGACGCCGAAAAGCGCGACCCCAAGGGTCTCTACAAAAAAGCTCGCTCGGGAGAAATCAAAGAATTCACAGGAATTTCCGCACCATATGAAAAGCCCGAGAAACCAGAAATTTATATCGATTCGGTGAATACGAGTGTGGAAGCTGCGGTGGTGCAGATTACGGAGTATTTGCAGAAGGAGGGGTTGGTTCCTACTAAGGCTTAGATGAGATTTATGTGTTAGGGAGATTTTTATGTGATGTGATGAGATGAGATATACGATGCATGAAATAGAGAAGACAGAGATGTTGGTGTAGCATTTCACAACAAGTCGTTTTCAAGGTCGAATCGAGTAGCAGGAAACCCGTGCTTGAAAAATGGTTGAATGAATGCGCCATTCTATGCATGTGAACGCTTGAAAGTGATATCAAATCTTGCTGACTGCAGCAAAAGGAGCGCTTCGGCCTTTGTTCAACCCAGTTCCCCTCCCCCATCCCTCTAGTAGTAGACGTATCCATATCGTGAacgcattgcattgcattgcacgCCTCGCGGTCTCATCTCCTTCCCGACATAATCTTCATATACTTCATTCTATTCTCAGACTGCGCAACGCCCCCCTCGAGCGACCTTGGTCCTGTCCTTAGAATACTATCCTCCATTTCCCACCCTCACTGTACTTCTCGTCGGTTGGTTATCTCCATTAACTAACCCACCACTAGCCCCACCGACATCTCCTTTCCGCTTAGTCTTCCGTCGCTGATGCTTCACATCATCGACCAGTCCCTCACCATTCATTTCTTGATCTTCCACTTCCCCATCATCCCGCTCCTCAACGCCATCCGCCATTTCACTGTCTCCTATGGGCGGCCCCGGAATACCCTCGTCCGTGACCTGTCCTTGACTGGCTAGTAGGGCCTCCTGATTTTGAGCCCATATCCGACACTCATCAAGCTCATTGACATCAGCCGGTCGACTACGTAACCATTTCATTCGAGGACCAGTCTTGGCAATTTCAGAAACTCGGAACCCATAAATTCGAGGCTCATAGATGAAGCCCAATCCAAGTCCAGGTGCAAGGTTCTTTGGTGCCACGCCATTGATGACATCCGGTTGTTTGAGTGCAGGCGCTGGTtcaggaggcggaggcggtggaATACCTGACTGAAATTGCTCCGCTGTTATTGTTGATGAGAGCGATGACTGGCGGTTCTTGGAAGATTGGCCGACTGTAGGCGAGGACGTGGACATTTCAACCTGAGGTGCAGGCCTTGTCCCTCCAACATCGAGCTCGGGGAATGTCATGAAAAATAAGCAGCCGAATGTCGTCCCGAAGAATGCTCCGTCCACCGTTTGGAATCGACTGTTAGGAGGCGTGTAGACGTCCAGACAACTCGGGCAGAAGAGTTTGACAGTCTCTTGTCCTGGAATATCTGAGCAGCCTACCGGTAGGACTTTTGCGCCGTGACAGTACACACGCGGACAATGCCCAAAGTGACCCAGCTCATACTTCTCTGCCATCTGCTGTATTCCCTGCCGGCTCGTGATGAAGCGTTGGTGTATCAGCCCGTACAGCATTTCCGCCGAGCTTTCGATCACGCTCAAATCGCTGGCCATGCGCAAATGTCTCCGCTCTGCTGCCGCGGCcgcagcatctgcagctcTCCTGTAGCCCCCTCGCCCGATAATATCGCCATCGTGCATTTCGTCctggtcttcatcttcatcttcctcctcctcttcttcctcctcgcttgCGTCTTCCGGCTCCACATCCAATATCATCTCCAATGCTTCCTTGTACATAGGTACCTGACTCTGAAGTCCGGTCAAATTGAAGTCATCTTCGATGAAGTCCTCCGACACCTCGGCAAAGTACTCGTGGCCGACCAAGGAGCAGAAAGCCGAGATCCAAGACTCTGGCGCTTGACTAGAGGACGACATGGTCTCGGAGAGGTCGTCCAAAGCGACTTGATGCACACTGCAGGCTTTCTCAAAAGCCGAGCTCAGACGGAAGCGGCGCGTGGCTCGCGACTCGGCGTGTGGCGGCGAGAAGGCCGCTCTGTGGCCGGCGGGAGATTGTTGGGAGCGATAGTATGAGTGTCGGATGGGCGGCGAGCTGGAGCGATCGCTGCTGAGAGGGATTTCggcggagaagtcgaaatgaGCCACGTTGGCCTCGTGCGGGTGCGGTGCGCGCTGGTGCTGCGAGGCGGTGGCTCCTGCCAGAAGCAACGAGAATTGCCTGGCCGTATGTGTGTAGTCGCGGCAGGCGTGCGTTGTTGGTGGAAAGCGCTGGTGTCTGCGTTGCTGGCGGCCTAGTGGTGGATCACGAACCCGTTCTTACTTGCCGCGTGCGCATGTCTCGTATGCGCTTGATCTCGAATGGTATTGCTGCGGCTGGCGGTGGTCCCTCTATAGCAACATATGCAACGGGCAAAGTATGGATGCTGGCGAGGTTGGTTGGTGCCCTGTCGAGGCGCGAGCTGGGTCCCACACCGACTGCGTGTGAGGTGCGGCTTGCGTGGTGTGCTGCCCCGCGTAGCTGCTGTCGTGATGCAAGTTTGGACAATGACTCGTGCGGGAAGTGGAAAATGGATGTGACATGTATCTTCAGCCAGGCGATAGTGAAGAGAAACACAGACCAGGAGGGGCTGCTGTCATTCGCGAGAGCCTCGCCTTTACTGCGGGTCTTGGTCCGTATGAGAATCACGTGCTGCAGTACTAAAACCAACAACGAACATCGAGTAGTGCAAAATGCTGAGCAAAGTGTCATTGCAAGTCACAACTATGCTATGCGTCCCCGCATGATGCAGGTCGCTATCAACTCCGCTAAATCCCAGTCGCTCCAGGCATCGCTCCGGGCATAAAACAATAATAACAGGGACTCCCAGCTCTTCGAGAGAgtaacagcagcaacaaagcATGGCGAGAGCCAGTGAGCATCCTGAACATGTGCAAGTCTTCGACGCTTGCCAGTGTCGTGACAAAGATCTTTTCACTCCTCAACAACTGCAAGCTTCTTAGCGGTTGGCTCCTCAGAAGGTCCATCCTCTGCCTTCCGCTTTGCGCCAGCAGCACATGGTGCGGTGGTCTCTGCTGGGCTTTTGGCTCTCAAGCCTACATTGCCGATAACGTTGCGATCACCCACGATGGTGATACCACAGTTGATGGTGAGATCCACCTTGAGTGCCCGACGAGGCTTTGATGCGTGATCAGCAACCCCTTGTGCTCCGTTGATTTGGCTGATGGCTTGGAGTAGAATTGTGCCGAATCTGGTGGCATCTGCTAGAGGTGATGTTGAGGTAGGAACCAGATTGTTGCAACCTTGGATGTTGTGAGCAGCGTTGATGGTGAGCTTCGTCGGTACTGCacgctcgtcttcgtcgtcctcttcatcgctgtCATCGTCTGCCGCTGAGTATGGCGGAGGCGCGGTCTCAGTCGGCTTTTGTTCTTGCTGTTGACGAGCACGCTCGGCAAGCAGCTTGTGAGTGAGATGTGTGATTGAGTCCATCTTCGTGTCCCGCGAATGTGAGTGCGGACCTCTCCGGAGTGATGGGCAGTACTTGAGCCCTGACAGGCGCTGCGGTGTCTTGATCGGGAAATGCAGTTGGCGAGTAGCAACGAAGGTGTTTGCTCAGTCTCACAAGCACAGAAGCAAGCTGATCTCTTTCGACAAGTCGAATGTGAAGCAGGTGTCCTGAACGAGAAGTTGGTGGACCAGTTGGTGATTTTGACCCAGAGAGTGCTTTGCGAAAGGTGGCTTCCTCTTGAGGATGAACAGTTGTGCTGAAAGGAAAGAAGACGTGTAGGAAAGAGGATACTTATCAAGAGGGAAAGTGTCAATAGTGTATTGTGGATTGCGTGTTAGCTTCTCACGCTGCTATTGTCGAAATGATCTACCATTTCGACAATAGGGAGTGAGGGACCCATGCTGTGTCAC from Cercospora beticola chromosome 1, complete sequence encodes:
- the CKB1 gene encoding casein kinase 2 regulatory subunit translates to MSSSSQAPESWISAFCSLVGHEYFAEVSEDFIEDDFNLTGLQSQVPMYKEALEMILDVEPEDASEEEEEEEEDEDEDQDEMHDGDIIGRGGYRRAADAAAAAAERRHLRMASDLSVIESSAEMLYGLIHQRFITSRQGIQQMAEKYELGHFGHCPRVYCHGAKVLPVGCSDIPGQETVKLFCPSCLDVYTPPNSRFQTVDGAFFGTTFGCLFFMTFPELDVGGTRPAPQVEMSTSSPTVGQSSKNRQSSLSSTITAEQFQSGIPPPPPPEPAPALKQPDVINGVAPKNLAPGLGLGFIYEPRIYGFRVSEIAKTGPRMKWLRSRPADVNELDECRIWAQNQEALLASQGQVTDEGIPGPPIGDSEMADGVEERDDGEVEDQEMNGEGLVDDVKHQRRKTKRKGDVGGASGGLVNGDNQPTRSTVRVGNGG